One Alkaliphilus sp. B6464 genomic window carries:
- the acpS gene encoding holo-ACP synthase, giving the protein MIKGIGIDIIEIDRIRQAVTKNNRFIDRIFTVNEKKIFEEKNYLPHTIAGFFAAKEAVAKALGTGIRNIQWKDIEILKDPLGKPYVKLHNNARDLAYSMNIDKVLISISHSKENAVAQAMAI; this is encoded by the coding sequence ATGATTAAAGGTATAGGAATTGACATTATAGAAATTGACAGAATAAGACAGGCAGTGACGAAAAACAATAGATTTATAGACCGAATATTTACAGTAAATGAAAAGAAAATATTTGAAGAGAAAAACTATCTTCCCCACACTATAGCTGGCTTCTTTGCTGCTAAAGAGGCGGTGGCTAAGGCATTGGGTACAGGAATAAGAAACATACAGTGGAAGGATATCGAAATATTAAAGGATCCTTTAGGGAAACCCTATGTAAAATTGCATAATAATGCTAGAGATTTAGCATATAGTATGAATATAGATAAAGTATTGATATCAATATCTCATAGCAAGGAAAATGCTGTTGCCCAAGCTATGGCCATCTAA
- a CDS encoding ABC transporter ATP-binding protein produces the protein MENQDKVLQVKNLSISFNTYSGKVHAVRGVSLDLHKGETLAIVGESGSGKSVTNKAIVGILSKNATINTGEIIYEGKDLTKHSDNEFNKIRGSKISMIFQDPMSSLDPVMKIGNQITEALIVKQRISKDQAKKKAIDLMAAVGIPEPEKRYNQYPFQFSGGMRQRIVIATALACDPEVLICDEPTTALDVTIQAQILELIKDIQQERDLSVIFITHDLGVVANVADRVAVMYAGKIVEYGTVDEIFYNPQHPYTWSLLASMPDLDTDSSDELLMIPGTAPNMLYPPKGDAFAARNKYAMKIDFEKEPPMFQVSDTHYAATWLLHPDAPKVEIPKVLQKRIEKQKERLVVSNEAR, from the coding sequence ATGGAAAACCAAGACAAAGTATTACAGGTAAAAAATTTAAGTATAAGCTTTAATACTTATTCAGGAAAAGTTCATGCAGTACGAGGAGTTAGCCTTGATTTACATAAAGGAGAAACATTGGCTATTGTTGGAGAATCAGGTTCAGGAAAATCCGTTACAAACAAGGCTATAGTAGGTATTTTATCTAAAAATGCAACTATAAATACTGGAGAAATTATTTATGAAGGAAAAGATTTAACTAAACACTCCGATAATGAGTTCAATAAAATTAGGGGTTCAAAAATCTCTATGATATTTCAGGACCCAATGTCATCATTAGATCCTGTTATGAAGATAGGTAATCAAATTACAGAAGCCTTAATTGTTAAGCAAAGAATTAGTAAAGATCAGGCTAAGAAAAAAGCTATCGATCTAATGGCGGCCGTAGGGATTCCAGAACCTGAAAAACGATATAATCAGTATCCTTTCCAATTTTCTGGGGGAATGAGACAGCGAATAGTAATTGCAACAGCCCTTGCGTGTGATCCTGAAGTGTTAATTTGTGATGAACCTACAACTGCATTAGATGTAACGATCCAAGCACAGATTTTAGAATTAATCAAGGATATACAGCAAGAGAGAGATTTGTCTGTAATATTTATTACTCATGATCTAGGAGTTGTTGCTAATGTGGCTGATCGTGTGGCAGTTATGTACGCAGGTAAAATAGTTGAGTATGGAACTGTAGATGAAATATTCTATAATCCACAGCATCCATATACATGGAGCTTACTAGCATCAATGCCAGATTTAGATACAGATTCATCAGATGAGTTATTAATGATACCAGGAACAGCACCTAATATGCTATATCCACCAAAAGGAGATGCTTTTGCTGCTAGAAACAAATATGCTATGAAGATTGATTTTGAAAAGGAGCCACCAATGTTTCAAGTTAGTGATACACATTATGCAGCTACATGGCTTCTGCATCCTGATGCTCCAAAAGTAGAGATTCCAAAGGTACTGCAGAAGCGAATTGAGAAGCAGAAGGAAAGGTTGGTGGTAAGTAATGAAGCACGCTAA
- a CDS encoding type II toxin-antitoxin system PemK/MazF family toxin: MIIKRGDIFYADLSPVIGSEQGGVRPVLVVQNDIGNRYSPTVIIVAITSQINKAKLPTHVEIKSSDYGLPKDSVLLLEQIRTIDKRRLEEKIGHVTEDIMEKVNEALLVSLGLIEF; encoded by the coding sequence GTGATTATTAAAAGAGGAGATATCTTTTATGCTGATCTAAGTCCTGTAATAGGATCTGAGCAAGGGGGAGTAAGGCCTGTATTAGTAGTACAAAATGATATAGGAAATCGCTATAGTCCTACAGTTATAATTGTAGCTATTACTTCACAGATTAATAAAGCTAAGCTTCCAACCCATGTTGAAATTAAATCCTCTGATTATGGATTACCAAAAGATTCAGTTTTGTTACTGGAGCAAATTCGAACTATTGATAAAAGACGTTTGGAGGAAAAAATCGGCCATGTAACAGAAGATATAATGGAAAAAGTAAACGAGGCTTTGTTGGTTAGTCTCGGTTTAATTGAATTTTAA
- a CDS encoding ABC transporter permease → MLRYIGQRLVAMAITLFLLVSLLFFTIRLMPGSIVSDPMLPPETKAAIEAKYHLDKPLVVQYGYFVKDAMKLDFGRSLKVQPKVPVFDIIKDKLPITIQLNIFSLLITVPLGIIFGIAAALKKNTTIDHSLSIMVVAFISIPSFVFAALLQYFVAFKWGLVPILLTTEPGFNWSKFVSMILPILAISFSGIAVITRYMRAELCEVLNSDYMLLAKTKGLTQVQATVRHAIRNSFIPLANIIIPMFFGVLAGSMVIENIFGIPGIGQLSVRSINALDHPLTIAVMFFYGVIGLVSILVVDLSYGIIDPRIRIGGGK, encoded by the coding sequence ATGTTAAGATATATAGGGCAAAGGTTAGTTGCCATGGCAATTACTTTATTTTTGCTCGTTAGTTTATTGTTTTTTACAATTAGGTTAATGCCTGGAAGTATTGTTAGTGATCCTATGTTACCACCAGAGACAAAAGCTGCAATAGAGGCAAAATATCATTTAGATAAGCCCTTAGTGGTTCAATATGGATACTTTGTAAAAGATGCAATGAAGCTAGACTTTGGAAGATCCCTTAAGGTTCAGCCAAAGGTTCCTGTATTTGATATTATAAAGGATAAGCTTCCTATAACTATCCAACTTAATATTTTTTCACTTCTTATCACTGTACCGCTTGGAATTATTTTTGGAATAGCGGCAGCATTGAAGAAAAACACAACAATAGATCATTCACTATCAATTATGGTAGTTGCATTTATATCGATTCCATCCTTTGTTTTTGCGGCTTTACTACAGTATTTTGTCGCTTTTAAATGGGGGTTAGTACCAATACTTCTAACAACGGAGCCAGGATTTAATTGGTCTAAGTTTGTATCCATGATTTTGCCAATACTAGCAATATCCTTTTCTGGAATTGCTGTAATAACAAGATATATGCGTGCTGAGCTATGTGAGGTTTTAAACTCAGATTATATGCTGTTAGCTAAAACAAAAGGGCTAACTCAAGTACAGGCAACTGTAAGGCATGCTATTCGAAATTCATTTATACCTTTAGCCAATATTATTATACCTATGTTCTTTGGTGTATTAGCTGGGTCTATGGTTATAGAGAATATATTTGGCATACCAGGAATAGGACAGCTGTCAGTAAGATCTATTAATGCCTTAGACCATCCACTTACAATTGCGGTTATGTTTTTCTATGGTGTGATTGGTTTAGTATCTATTCTAGTAGTAGATCTTTCATATGGAATTATAGATCCTCGTATTCGTATAGGGGGTGGAAAGTAA
- a CDS encoding peptide ABC transporter substrate-binding protein: MKKFKNVLVITLIMTMVMSLFIGCGKPADVGTTDPANEEATQPTGPKILRLAGMSAETFNPHANDNAETRYLIEYISSTLLDLIADETGQSVEFVPDHAKELPTTEDNIVWTFKLKENIKWTDGTPINAHDYEYSWKMLLDQKLANYAAFVLYDNVPIVNAKEYFTGEANWEDVGIKAIDDYTLEITLTTAMPEVDVYSTFTSRSTSPVHKEMYEAGMNADRTETTYGTTLASTPSNGTYRLTEWVRDQFRAFDKNEDSIMADIFVPDRIESRVVTESSTRLQLFENGEIDAVSVNGENYDRYAEDPRLVYTEENTVWGFYVNAGSKTNPILGNNDFRKALYYATNRDAMSKGIFRTFASAPYFISTICLVGNPDSGEKYRDTSEAKGIMPQNDGYDIELAKEYFDKAYEANGNKKITVEITYFDGQDTMKRLAEVAEEEYEKVFGTDKLDIVLRAMPPNAAYETYFEGKFDLGIGARSQNPFNPWSSMKVWTSNFPQKAESFYNKDFDKLYERTTVGDLLLDPEGRFKALVEMEQMLIDEIPMIPIFQNNNAMLYQERIHLKTNGKFLPGVRFAVLQAEIVD; the protein is encoded by the coding sequence ATGAAAAAATTTAAAAATGTATTGGTAATTACACTTATAATGACAATGGTAATGTCATTATTTATTGGCTGTGGTAAACCAGCTGACGTTGGAACAACTGATCCAGCAAATGAGGAAGCTACCCAACCTACAGGACCAAAGATCTTAAGACTTGCAGGAATGTCTGCTGAAACTTTTAACCCACATGCAAATGACAATGCTGAAACAAGATACTTAATAGAGTATATATCTAGTACATTATTGGATTTGATTGCAGATGAAACTGGACAGAGCGTAGAGTTTGTTCCAGATCATGCTAAGGAGCTGCCAACAACAGAGGATAATATAGTATGGACATTTAAATTAAAAGAAAATATTAAATGGACAGACGGTACTCCAATTAATGCACATGATTATGAATACTCATGGAAGATGCTATTAGATCAAAAACTTGCTAACTATGCAGCCTTTGTATTATATGATAATGTTCCTATTGTAAATGCTAAAGAGTATTTTACAGGTGAGGCCAACTGGGAAGATGTTGGGATTAAAGCGATTGATGACTATACGTTAGAAATCACATTAACAACTGCAATGCCTGAAGTTGATGTTTATTCTACATTTACAAGCCGTTCTACATCACCAGTACATAAGGAAATGTATGAGGCTGGTATGAATGCAGATAGAACTGAGACTACATATGGTACTACTCTAGCTAGTACACCTTCAAATGGAACATATAGATTAACTGAGTGGGTAAGGGATCAATTTAGAGCCTTCGATAAAAATGAAGACAGTATTATGGCAGATATTTTTGTACCAGATAGAATAGAGAGTAGAGTTGTTACAGAAAGTTCAACTAGATTACAACTATTTGAAAATGGAGAAATAGATGCGGTATCAGTAAATGGAGAAAACTATGATAGATATGCTGAAGATCCTAGATTAGTATATACCGAAGAAAATACTGTTTGGGGATTTTATGTAAACGCTGGTTCTAAAACCAATCCGATTTTAGGCAATAATGACTTTAGAAAAGCTTTATATTATGCTACTAATAGAGATGCAATGTCAAAGGGTATATTTAGAACATTCGCATCTGCACCTTATTTTATTTCTACTATTTGCCTAGTTGGAAATCCTGATAGTGGAGAAAAATACCGTGATACATCAGAGGCCAAGGGGATTATGCCACAAAACGATGGATATGATATTGAATTAGCTAAAGAATACTTTGATAAGGCATATGAAGCAAACGGCAATAAAAAGATTACAGTTGAGATCACATATTTTGATGGTCAAGATACAATGAAGAGATTAGCAGAAGTAGCAGAAGAAGAATATGAAAAAGTATTTGGTACAGATAAGTTAGATATTGTATTAAGAGCAATGCCGCCAAATGCTGCTTACGAGACTTACTTTGAAGGCAAATTTGATTTAGGAATAGGTGCGAGAAGTCAAAATCCATTTAATCCTTGGTCAAGTATGAAAGTATGGACATCAAATTTCCCACAAAAAGCTGAAAGTTTCTATAACAAAGACTTTGATAAACTATACGAAAGAACAACAGTAGGAGATCTACTATTAGATCCTGAAGGCAGATTTAAAGCCTTAGTAGAGATGGAACAGATGCTAATAGATGAAATTCCAATGATCCCAATCTTTCAAAATAATAATGCTATGCTATATCAAGAGAGAATTCATTTAAAAACTAATGGTAAATTCCTTCCAGGAGTTCGTTTTGCAGTTCTACAGGCTGAGATTGTAGATTAA
- a CDS encoding CopG family ribbon-helix-helix protein: MADSKRIMISLPDSLLQEVDNIVSIEKTNRSEFIREAMKLYIRERNKMELREQMKKGYQEMGLINLALAELGLSLDMSLLETYEAQMAECE, from the coding sequence ATGGCTGACTCAAAACGAATTATGATAAGCCTTCCTGACAGTCTTTTACAAGAGGTAGACAATATTGTTTCCATAGAAAAGACAAATCGAAGTGAATTTATTCGTGAGGCGATGAAATTATATATACGGGAGAGAAATAAAATGGAATTACGGGAGCAGATGAAAAAAGGCTATCAAGAAATGGGACTAATCAATCTAGCATTGGCTGAATTGGGATTAAGCTTAGATATGTCATTGTTGGAAACCTACGAAGCGCAGATGGCGGAGTGTGAGTAG
- the alr gene encoding alanine racemase, with amino-acid sequence MALGENLRPVWAEINLDNVKHNIKEIKSIVKKGTIVCAVVKADGYGHGAVELAKVLLNNGADRLAVATLGEAVQLRKAGYTVPIMVLGYTPEEQGQIVIDNNIIQTVYTYEQAIYFSNTAKETNQQLIIHLKLDTGMSRLGFRPNNESINDIKEIFKLPNLIVEGIFTHFATADDKNKEYTYKQFNIFMDFVNKLEEEGCIIPIKHVSNSAAIIDLPEMNLDMVRPGIMLYGLYPSDDVNKEKIRLKQVMELKAKISHVKVLPKNNGISYGLKYTTQDNEKIITIPIGYADGYTRMMSGKAQVMVKGKVIPLVGRICMDQCMANATGMDVKAGDEVILYSSDRESGITINDIANKLGTINYEVVCMLGKRVPRVYLENNNLLHIKDSLII; translated from the coding sequence ATGGCTTTAGGGGAAAACTTAAGACCAGTATGGGCAGAAATTAATTTGGATAATGTAAAGCACAATATTAAGGAAATAAAAAGTATAGTTAAGAAAGGTACTATAGTATGTGCCGTTGTAAAGGCTGACGGTTATGGTCATGGAGCAGTAGAACTTGCTAAGGTTTTACTTAACAATGGAGCGGACCGTCTTGCTGTAGCTACACTAGGTGAAGCAGTACAGCTAAGAAAAGCAGGATATACAGTACCTATTATGGTTTTAGGATATACACCAGAGGAGCAGGGGCAAATAGTAATAGATAATAATATTATTCAAACTGTATATACTTACGAACAGGCAATATATTTTTCAAACACTGCTAAAGAAACTAATCAGCAATTAATAATACACTTAAAACTAGATACTGGAATGTCTAGATTAGGATTTCGACCAAATAATGAATCTATAAATGATATAAAAGAAATATTTAAGCTACCAAATTTAATAGTAGAGGGTATTTTTACCCATTTTGCTACAGCCGATGATAAAAACAAGGAATACACATACAAACAATTTAATATATTTATGGATTTTGTTAATAAACTTGAAGAAGAAGGCTGTATCATTCCTATTAAGCATGTATCTAATAGTGCAGCAATTATTGATCTTCCTGAAATGAATTTAGATATGGTAAGACCAGGAATAATGCTTTATGGATTATATCCATCAGATGATGTAAATAAAGAGAAAATTAGATTAAAACAGGTAATGGAACTAAAGGCTAAGATCTCTCATGTTAAAGTCCTTCCAAAAAACAATGGAATTAGCTATGGTCTAAAATATACTACACAAGATAATGAAAAAATAATTACAATTCCCATTGGATACGCAGATGGATATACCAGAATGATGTCTGGAAAGGCGCAAGTAATGGTAAAGGGCAAAGTAATACCACTAGTTGGTCGAATTTGTATGGATCAATGTATGGCAAATGCTACAGGGATGGATGTTAAAGCTGGAGATGAGGTTATATTATATAGTAGTGACAGAGAAAGTGGGATTACTATTAATGATATTGCAAACAAACTTGGAACTATTAATTATGAGGTTGTATGTATGTTGGGAAAGCGTGTTCCAAGAGTCTATTTGGAAAATAATAACCTTTTACACATTAAGGATAGTTTGATAATATAG
- a CDS encoding ABC transporter permease, with amino-acid sequence MGTTEEVKVQKSDFEFVQLNDQILDTKFEGKPIGFFKDAMLRFKRNKGAIIAGIFITIIIFMAIFGPMMNPYTYRQQNLDWDLLPPRIPVVEKMGIFNGIKVMEIKKTSLEERYKDSLVKIEEEYIFHYRGQEIPMVKARIDVYELKNAKDQYFWFGTDSLGRDQWTRLWRGSRVSLMIAFLAVIINVCIGVVYGSISGYYGGMTDMLMQRFIEIISAIPTIVLVMLLMMFLGSGIFSFVLAFVFTGWIGMSRMIRAQFYKYKGQEYVLASRTMGAKDSKLIFRHILPNAIGPLITQATLAIPSAIFLESTLSYLGLGIGAPEPSIGNLLAEGQKVLLNHPHLTIFPAVVISILMLSFNLFGNGLRDAFDPTLRGHE; translated from the coding sequence ATGGGAACAACTGAAGAAGTTAAAGTACAAAAATCTGATTTTGAATTTGTACAATTAAATGACCAAATATTAGATACAAAGTTTGAAGGAAAGCCTATCGGTTTTTTTAAGGATGCAATGCTTCGTTTCAAAAGAAATAAAGGGGCCATAATAGCAGGTATATTCATTACAATTATTATTTTTATGGCTATTTTTGGACCTATGATGAACCCATATACATATAGACAACAAAATTTAGATTGGGATTTATTGCCGCCTAGAATACCTGTAGTTGAAAAAATGGGAATATTTAACGGAATTAAGGTAATGGAGATAAAAAAAACAAGTCTAGAGGAACGTTATAAGGATTCTTTGGTGAAAATTGAGGAAGAATATATATTCCACTATCGAGGTCAAGAAATTCCGATGGTGAAAGCTAGAATAGATGTATATGAGCTTAAAAATGCAAAGGATCAATATTTTTGGTTTGGAACCGATTCCCTAGGTCGTGACCAATGGACACGTTTGTGGCGAGGGTCTAGAGTTTCTCTAATGATTGCATTTCTGGCAGTTATAATCAATGTATGTATCGGCGTTGTTTACGGATCTATCTCAGGTTATTATGGAGGAATGACCGATATGCTCATGCAGAGATTCATAGAAATTATTAGTGCTATTCCAACTATTGTATTGGTAATGTTGCTTATGATGTTTTTAGGGTCGGGGATATTTTCCTTTGTTCTAGCCTTTGTTTTTACAGGTTGGATAGGAATGAGCCGCATGATTAGAGCTCAATTTTATAAATATAAGGGGCAGGAGTACGTATTGGCATCTAGAACAATGGGAGCTAAGGATAGTAAGTTAATATTTAGACATATCCTACCAAACGCAATAGGTCCACTTATTACTCAAGCTACATTGGCAATTCCATCGGCTATTTTTCTTGAATCTACTTTATCTTACCTAGGCTTAGGTATTGGGGCACCAGAACCGTCTATTGGTAATTTATTAGCTGAAGGTCAAAAAGTGTTATTAAACCATCCTCATTTAACTATATTTCCTGCCGTCGTAATTTCAATTTTAATGCTCTCTTTCAACTTATTTGGTAATGGGCTAAGAGATGCTTTTGATCCAACTCTAAGAGGACATGAATAG
- a CDS encoding LolA family protein, translated as MRLLKGILVLLVVVISITACRKPSDEEKYYDAHKKMMEIKSYQTIAKISSYTGDSKREYEFNQMFQYPDKYRLEVISPNSIKGNLTIFNGKAAWIQHATINQTWKMDNFEQSKEQLMFIGYFLKNFINSENSTYHSESFKGRDSIVITTELPGGNPHFYSQRLWIDGKNFTPLRLNIVDNQDKVRFEVYYEDFKMNAELSEDLFYLD; from the coding sequence ATGAGACTCTTGAAGGGTATACTTGTACTCCTTGTGGTTGTTATTTCTATAACTGCCTGTAGAAAACCTTCGGATGAAGAGAAATATTACGATGCACATAAGAAGATGATGGAAATAAAGAGTTACCAAACTATTGCTAAAATATCAAGCTATACAGGGGATAGTAAGAGAGAGTATGAATTCAATCAGATGTTTCAGTATCCAGATAAATATCGATTAGAAGTAATATCGCCAAATAGTATTAAGGGTAATTTAACTATATTTAATGGTAAGGCGGCTTGGATTCAGCATGCCACTATTAATCAGACTTGGAAGATGGATAATTTTGAGCAGTCAAAGGAACAATTGATGTTTATAGGTTACTTTTTAAAAAACTTTATAAACTCAGAAAACAGTACCTATCATAGTGAAAGTTTTAAGGGACGAGATAGCATTGTAATTACTACAGAATTACCTGGAGGAAATCCACATTTTTATAGTCAGAGGCTTTGGATTGATGGTAAGAATTTTACTCCTTTGCGGCTTAACATTGTAGATAATCAGGATAAAGTTAGATTTGAAGTTTACTACGAAGATTTTAAAATGAATGCTGAATTAAGTGAAGATTTGTTTTATTTAGATTAA
- a CDS encoding ABC transporter ATP-binding protein: MKHANKQPVLEVKNLKQYFTSGFGKNKVVVKAVDDVSFNIYRGETFGLVGESGCGKTTTGRSIIKLYEPTGGEVLFKGKSITGKLSKEEMKEVTRGIQMIFQDPIASLNPRMTVKEIIGEGLQINKLCKDEKEMMDMIYNILETVGLTREHATRYPHEFSGGQRQRIGIARALITNPDLVIADEPISALDVSIQAQVLNLLNNLRKKLGLTVLFIAHDLSVVKYFSDRIGVMYYGKLVELTNSEELYKNPIHPYTKSLLSAVPSPDPNLERTRKRIYYNPDMHDYSKESPKLVEIKPGHFVYASESEIEEYRKAF; the protein is encoded by the coding sequence ATGAAGCACGCTAATAAACAGCCTGTTTTGGAAGTTAAAAATTTAAAGCAGTATTTTACAAGTGGTTTTGGAAAAAATAAGGTAGTGGTAAAGGCGGTAGACGATGTAAGTTTTAATATTTATAGAGGGGAAACCTTTGGTTTAGTTGGAGAATCTGGTTGTGGGAAAACTACAACAGGTCGATCTATTATTAAACTGTATGAGCCAACCGGTGGTGAAGTATTATTTAAGGGGAAATCAATTACAGGTAAGCTTTCTAAGGAGGAAATGAAGGAGGTAACTCGGGGTATTCAAATGATATTTCAAGACCCTATTGCATCATTAAATCCTAGAATGACGGTTAAGGAGATTATAGGGGAAGGCTTGCAAATTAATAAGTTATGTAAAGATGAAAAAGAAATGATGGACATGATATATAATATACTTGAAACTGTAGGATTGACTAGAGAACATGCTACACGTTATCCACACGAGTTTTCAGGAGGACAAAGGCAACGTATTGGTATCGCAAGGGCATTAATTACTAATCCTGACCTAGTTATTGCAGATGAGCCTATTTCTGCATTAGATGTATCTATTCAAGCACAGGTATTAAATCTATTGAATAATTTAAGAAAGAAGTTAGGATTAACAGTATTATTTATTGCTCATGACTTATCTGTTGTTAAATATTTTTCAGACCGGATTGGAGTAATGTATTATGGAAAATTAGTTGAACTAACAAATTCTGAAGAATTATATAAGAATCCAATTCATCCTTATACTAAGTCATTACTTTCTGCAGTTCCATCACCGGACCCTAATCTTGAAAGGACTAGAAAGCGAATTTACTATAATCCCGATATGCATGATTATAGTAAAGAAAGTCCTAAATTGGTTGAAATAAAACCAGGACATTTTGTTTATGCTTCTGAATCAGAAATTGAAGAATATAGAAAAGCTTTTTAG
- a CDS encoding DUF3899 domain-containing protein, which produces MILLTMITTIFTIFIICFSSNQSFVFKLSDAFFIVGFIYLFIALSIHVRNIGFFKTLSYNKYRRNYKKLNELNLTDEELNNNKNGPKKFYDFFIEKYKKQVSNALFYKFAIPLILISFILSFI; this is translated from the coding sequence ATGATACTACTAACTATGATAACAACTATATTTACAATTTTTATAATTTGTTTTAGTAGTAATCAATCCTTTGTTTTTAAACTTTCTGATGCCTTTTTCATTGTAGGATTTATCTATCTTTTTATTGCTCTTTCTATTCATGTTCGTAATATAGGATTTTTTAAAACCTTAAGTTATAATAAATATCGTAGAAATTACAAAAAACTTAATGAGTTAAATCTTACTGATGAGGAGTTAAATAATAATAAAAATGGACCAAAGAAATTCTATGATTTTTTTATAGAAAAATATAAAAAACAAGTTTCTAATGCTTTATTCTACAAATTTGCTATACCATTAATATTGATTTCATTTATTTTAAGCTTTATATAA